One region of Mangifera indica cultivar Alphonso chromosome 3, CATAS_Mindica_2.1, whole genome shotgun sequence genomic DNA includes:
- the LOC123211966 gene encoding LOW QUALITY PROTEIN: probable CoA ligase CCL9 (The sequence of the model RefSeq protein was modified relative to this genomic sequence to represent the inferred CDS: inserted 1 base in 1 codon) → MENLTLTGLLKKTAAEFPNKRALSLSGKLDLTHAQLQELIDHAASLLIGLGIKPGDVVALTFPNTVEFVVMFLAVIRCRATAAPLNSAYTSDEFEFYLADSESKLLLTPQEGNKAAEAAASKLNIPHVTATLPDFDSKITLSSPTVSEPNPDGVAQLVNMASDAALFLHTSGTTSRPKGVPLTQLNLASSVLNIISVYKLTDSDSTVIVLPLFHVHGLLAGLLSSLGAGASVTLPAAGRFSASTFWSDMKSYNATWYTAVPTXHQIVLDRHESKPEPSYPELRFIRSCSASLAPSILSRLEEAFHAPVLEAYAMTEASHLMCSNPLPEDGPHKAGSVGKPVGQEMAILDEQGNIQSPGEKGEVCIRGPNVTKGYKNNPEANKTAFQFGWFHTGDVGFFDSDGYLHLVGRIKELINRGGEKISPIEVDAVLLSHPDIAQAVAFGVPDDKYGEEINCAVIPREGSNIDEQEVLRFCKTNLASFKVPKKVFVTDSVPKTATGKVQRRIVAEHFLAQVSTAKVPKFGA, encoded by the exons ATGGAGAATCTTACGCTCACTGGGTTATTGAAGAAGACTGCTGCTGAGTTCCCGAACAAGAGAGCTCTTTCTCTTTCTGGAAAACTAGACCTCACGCATGCCCAATTGCAAGAACTTATCGATCACGCAGCTTCTCTTCTTATCGGTCTCGGTATTAAGCCCGGCGATGTCGTCGCCCTCACTTTCCCCAACACGGTCGAG TTTGTTGTAATGTTTTTGGCGGTTATTCGATGTCGAGCCACGGCGGCGCCGCTAAATTCGGCTTACACTTCGGATGAGTTCGAGTTCTATCTCGCCGACTCAGAATCGAAGCTTTTGTTGACACCACAAGAGGGCAACAAAGCGGCTGAAGCCGCCGCTTCCAAGCTTAACATCCCTCACGTGACCGCCACCCTCCCTGACTTTGATTCCAAAATCACGCTGTCATCACCCACCGTCTCGGAGCCGAATCCTGACGGAGTTGCTCAACTCGTCAATATGGCATCCGACGCGGCACTCTTCCTCCACACCTCCGGCACAACCAGCCGCCCCAAAGGAGTGCCATTGACCCAACTCAATCTGGCTTCGTctgttttgaatattatatcGGTGTATAAACTCACCGATTCAGACTCAACGGTTATCGTGTTACCGTTGTTTCACGTTCACGGTTTACTGGCTGGTTTACTCAGTTCACTCGGCGCTGGAGCCTCCGTCACTCTCCCCGCAGCCGGCCGTTTCTCGGCTTCAACGTTTTGGTCAGACATGAAATCATACAACGCGACGTGGTACACTGCTGTCCCCA ATCATCAAATTGTCCTAGACCGCCACGAAAGCAAGCCCGAGCCGTCTTATCCCGAGCTGAGGTTTATTAGAAGCTGCAGCGCCTCTTTGGCGCCGAGTATATTGTCTAGGCTAGAGGAGGCGTTTCACGCGCCGGTGCTCGAGGCTTACGCAATGACAGAGGCGTCCCATTTGATGTGTTCGAACCCATTACCCGAAGATGGCCCGCATAAGGCCGGTTCGGTTGGGAAACCCGTTGGACAGGAAATGGCCATTCTTGATGAACAGGGTAACATACAATCCCCTGGTGAAAAAGGGGAAGTTTGCATCAGAGGACCAAATGTGACTAAGGGCTATAAAAATAATCCTGAAGCCAACAAGACCGCTTTTCAATTCGGGTGGTTTCACACAGGAGATGTTGGGTTTTTCGATTCTGATGGATATTTGCATTTGGTGGGTCGCATCAAGGAGCTCATCAACCGTGGCG GGGAGAAAATATCACCCATTGAAGTAGATGCAGTTCTTCTGTCACATCCAGACATTGCCCAAGCGGTTGCCTTTGGAGTTCCTGATGACAAATACGGTGAAGAG ATTAATTGTGCTGTAATTCCAAGGGAAGGATCAAACATTGACGAGCAAGAGGTGCTACGTTTCTGTAAGACGAATCTTGCAAGTTTCAAAGTCCCCAAGAAGGTGTTTGTCACTGATTCAGTCCCAAAAACTGCGACTGGGAAGGTCCAGCGCCGTATTGTAGCAGAGCATTTCTTGGCTCAAGTCTCCACAGCTAAGGTTCCCAAGTTTGGAGCTTAA
- the LOC123211703 gene encoding probable copper-transporting ATPase HMA5 — translation MATKFLALACIRSDSGYGDLSPRPHYPSMPKYPKGVSVEETNVESSPVKAVFSVMGMTCSACAGSVEKAVKRLPGIHEAVVDVLNNRAQVLFYPSYVNEETICETIEDVGFEATLIQDETREKSTQVCRIRINGMTCTSCSSTVEQALQAIHGVLKAQVALATEEAEIHYDPKIVSHNQLMEAIEDTGFEAILISTGEDMNKIHLQVDGVRTDHSLRIIGNSLHALPGVQGIYMDSELHKISLSYKSDVTGPRDLIRVIESTGSGRFKAKIFPQGGGERETHKREEIKQYYRSFMWSLIFTIPVFLTSMVLVYIPGIKHGLETKIVNMLNIGELIRWVLATPVQFVIGQRFYTGSYKALRHGSANMDVLIALGTNAAYFYSVYTVLRAATSPDFEGTDFFETSSMLISFILLGKYLEVLAKGKTSEAIAKLMDLAPETAILLTLDDEGNVINEEEIDSRLIQRNDVIKIIPGAKVASDGYVLWGQSHVNESMITGEARPVAKRKGDAVIGGTLNANGVLHIKATRVGSESALSQIVRLIESAQMAKAPVQKFADRISKYFVPTVIILSFSTWLSWFLAGKFNGYPNSWIPTSMDSFQLALQFGISVMVIACPCALGLATPTAVMVGTGVGASQGVLIKGGQALESAHKVNCIVFDKTGTLTVGKPVVVNTKLLKNMVLRHFYELVAATEANSEHPLAKAIVEYAKKFREDEENPIWPEVQDFVSITGHGVKAVVRNKEIIVGNKSLMLDHNISIPLDAEEMLTETEAMAQTGILVSIDGELTGVIAISDPLKPGAYEAISILKSMDVKSIMVTGDNWGTARSVANEVGIDTVIAEAKPDQKAEKVKELQASGYIVAMVGDGINDSPALVAADVGMAIGAGTDIAIEAADIVLMRSNLEDVITAIDLSRKTFSRIRLNYIWALGYNLLGIPIAAGALFPSTRFRLPPWIAGAAMAASSVSVVCCSLLLKYYNRPKMLNNLQIRGIVIE, via the exons ATGGCGACCAAGTTTTTGGCATTGGCTTGCATACGAAGCGACAGTGGTTATGGAGACTTGTCTCCCCGGCCGCACTACCCTTCCATGCCAAAGTATCCGAAAGGCGTGTCGGTGGAAGAAACGAACGTGGAAAGTTCTCCTGTCAAGGCGGTGTTTTCGGTGATGGGAATGACTTGCTCCGCTTGTGCTGGATCCGTGGAGAAAGCTGTTAAAAGACTTCCAGGGATTCATGAGGCTGTTGTTGATGTCTTGAATAATAGGGCGCAAGTCTTGTTCTACCCCAGCTACGTTAAC GAGGAGACAATTTGTGAGACAATTGAGGATGTTGGATTTGAAGCAACGTTAATCCAAGATGAAACAAGGGAAAAGTCTACTCAAGTATGCCGAATACGCATTAATGGAATGACTTGCACATCTTGCTCCTCTACTGTTGAACAAGCTTTGCAAGCTATTCATGGTGTGCTGAAAGCCCAAGTGGCCTTAGCAACTGAAGAAgcagaaattcattatgatccAAAAATTGTTAGCCACAACCAGCTTATGGAGGCCATTGAAGATACTGGATTTGAAGCCATTCTCATCAGTACAGGAGAAGATATGAACAAGATTCATCTTCAGGTTGATGGTGTAAGAACTGATCATTCCTTGAGAATAATTGGAAATTCTCTTCATGCTCTCCCTGGAGTTCAAGGCATCTATATGGATTCTGAACTGCATAAGATCTCTCTTTCGTATAAATCAGATGTGACTGGACCCAGAGACTTGATTAGAGTAATTGAGTCAACTGGTTCCGGGCGTTTCAAGGCCAAGATATTTCCTCAAGGTGGGGGAGAAAGAGAGACTCATAAACGGGAAGAAATTAAGCAATACTACAGATCATTCATGTGGAGTTTGATTTTTACCATTCCTGTGTTTTTAACTTCCATGGTCTTAGTGTATATTCCCGGAATCAAGCATGGACTGGAAACCAAAATTGTCAATATGCTTAATATTGGAGAGCTGATAAGGTGGGTGCTAGCTACTCCAGTTCAATTCGTCATAGGCCAAAGATTCTATACTGGTTCCTACAAAGCATTGCGCCATGGCTCTGCTAATATGGATGTTTTGATTGCCCTGGGAACAAATGCAGCTTATTTCTATTCAGTTTACACAGTGTTACGAGCTGCTACTTCTCCAGATTTTGAGGGTACAGATTTCTTTGAGACCAGTTCAATGCTTATTTCGTTTATTCTACTTGGAAAATATCTGGAGGTTTTGGCTAAGGGAAAGACATCTGAGGCCATTGCCAAGCTTATGGACTTGGCACCTGAGACAGCAATATTGTTAACTCTGGATGATGaaggaaatgtgataaatgaagaagaaattgataGCAGGTTGATTCAAAGGAATGATGTAATCAAAATTATTCCTGGTGCAAAAGTAGCTTCAGATGGCTATGTTTTGTGGGGACAAAGCCATGTGAATGAGAGTATGATAACAGGAGAGGCTAGACCAGTGGCCAAGAGGAAGGGCGATGCAGTGATTGGAGGCACTTTGAATGCGAATGGAGTGTTACATATCAAGGCAACAAGGGTCGGATCAGAGAGTGCTCTTTCACAGATTGTTCGACTTATTGAGTCAGCCCAGATGGCTAAAGCTCCTGTTCAGAAGTTTGCTGACCGCATTTCTAAATACTTTGTGCCCACA GTGATCATCCTTTCATTTTCAACCTGGCTTTCTTGGTTTTTAGCTGGAAAGTTCAATGGCTACCCAAATTCGTGGATACCGACTTCTATGGATAGCTTTCAGCTTGCACTTCAGTTTGGAATATCTGTCATGGTCATAGCCTGTCCATGTGCTCTAGGCCTCGCGACTCCAACTGCTGTGATGGTTGGTACTGGAGTTGGTGCATCTCAAGGAGTACTAATTAAAGGAGGCCAAGCACTAGAAAGTGCACACAAG GTGAATTGCATTGTCTTTGACAAGACGGGAACTCTCACTGTTGGAAAACCAGTCGTCGTTAACACAAAACTGTTGAAAAATATGGTGCTAAGACATTTTTATGAACTTGTTGCTGCAACTGAG GCAAACAGTGAGCATCCATTGGCCAAGGCTATTGTTGAGTATGCGAAGAAGTTtagagaagatgaagagaatCCTATCTGGCCAGAAGTGCAAGATTTTGTTTCCATTACTGGGCATGGAGTGAAAGCCGTTGTTCGGAACAAGGAAATAATAGTGGGAAACAAGAGCTTGATGTTAGACCACAACATTTCTATTCCACTAGATGCTGAAGAAATGCTAACAGAAACTGAAGCAATGGCACAAACTGGGATTCTAGTGTCCATAGACGGGGAATTGACTGGAGTTATAGCCATATCTGATCCTCTGAAACCAGGTGCATATGAAGCCATTTCTATTCTCAAGTCTATGGACGTTAAAAGCATCATGGTAACTGGCGATAACTGGGGAACTGCCAGATCCGTTGCCAATGAGGTTGGCATTGATACTGTTATCGCGGAAGCCAAACCTGATCAGAAGGCAGAGAAAGTGAAGGAGTTGCAG GCTTCAGGATATATTGTGGCAATGGTGGGAGATGGCATAAATGATTCACCAGCTCTAGTAGCTGCAGATGTTGGAATGGCAATTGGTGCTGGCACAGACATTGCCATAGAGGCAGCTGACATTGTTCTCATGAGGAGCAACTTGGAGGATGTGATAACTGCCATAGACTTGTCAAGGAAAACCTTCTCACGTATTCGTTTGAACTACATTTGGGCATTGGGATATAATCTTCTTGGTATACCAATTGCTGCTGGTGCTCTTTTCCCATCTACCAGATTCCGCTTACCGCCATGGATTGCTGGGGCCGCAATGGCAGCTTCCTCAGTCAGTGTAGTTTGCTGCTCGCTCTTATTGAAGTACTATAATAGACCCAAGATGCTGAACAACCTTCAGATTCGTGGAATAGTGATAGAATGA
- the LOC123211704 gene encoding glutathione S-transferase T1, with the protein MRLKVYADRMSQPSRAVIIFCKINGIDFEEIKVELAKRQQYSPEFKELNPMGKVPVIVDGRFKLFESHAILIYLACAFPGVADHWYPNDLFKRAKIHSVLDWHHSNLRPGAAKFVLNAALGPALGHPLNPKAAASCERILSAALDKIESFWLKGNGKFLLGSNQPSIADLSLVCEIMQLELVDEKDRTRILGPHKKVQQWIENTKIATRPHFDEVHKILFKVKEKLQQQRSVAASSNSTSSTKTTMHSKM; encoded by the exons atgagactCAAAGTTTACGCGGATCGAATGTCGCAGCCATCTCGAGCTGTTATTATCTTCTGCAa GATAAATGGAATAGATTTTGAGGAAATCAAAGTTGAGTTGGCAAAGCGTCAGCAATACTCCCCTGAATTCAAAG AACTAAACCCTATGGGTAAAGTACCAGTAATTGTTGATGGAAGATTCAAGCTGTTTGAGAG TCATGCAATACTTATCTATCTTGCCTGTGCGTTTCCTGGAGTAGCAGATCATTG gTATCCTAATGATCTTTTCAAGAGGGCTAAGATTCATTCAGTGTTGGATTGGCATCACTCTAATCTACGCCCTGGTGCAG CCAAATTTGTTCTCAATGCTGCACTAGGGCCTGCTCTTGGCCATCCACTGAATCCAAAAGCTGCTGCTTCATGTGAGCGTATTTTGTCTGCAGCACTTGATAAGATAGAGTCCTTTTGGCTCAAGGGGAATGGAAAGTTCTTGTTGGGTAGCAATCAGCCATCTATAGCAGATCTTAGCCTAGTTTGTGAAATAATGCAGCTGGAG CTTGTGGATGAGAAGGACCGAACTCGAATACTGGGCCCTCACAAGAAAGTGCAACAGTGGATTGAGAATACAAAAATTGCAACAAGACCTCACTTTGATGAAGTGCATAAAATCCTCTTCAAGGTCAAGGAGAAACTGCAACAGCAGCGGTCAGTGGCAGCAAGCAGTAACAGCACATCTAGCACTAAAACAACCATGCATtctaaaatgtaa
- the LOC123212591 gene encoding xyloglucan-specific galacturonosyltransferase 1: MAIPMSKRRSKFPRKEETKQCCFCYSFLCRILYRVPLVIFLLILVFLWSSSATIISGHVVRVCVSSRKLNNLYCLSAGTEGNIEIPVPRNVFTNASNNSNVKDFVAVFDDQTGPVVRAHFDNRGKGGAERDKKDTSNNDSSVKDSVNVFEANKDPVFRTNVGNDEEEEAEKAKKDNSRIDSNAKGIVNVVRANKDPDIRTNFYDDAENEVKLAKKVVEDLLHEQRSWRAEEKAATCERRGIFVYDLPTKFNKDLVGQCDDMMPWSNICKFFNNDAFGEAIPELGQGWFNTHQYALELIFHKKLLKHPCRVYDEREAKLFYVPYYGGLDILRWHFRNVSHDVKDSLSLELVKWLESKDSWTQHSGKDHVFVLGKISWDFRRCDGSWGTRFLELDQMQNPIKLLIERQPWHVNDIGIPHPTYFHPHSDEDIINWQLKVIRSQRKSLVSFAGGARPGQTENIRSILIDQCTSSHMETCKFLNCSSGACVKPKPVIDLFMESEFCLQPPGDSPTRKSVFDSLISGCIPVLFDPFTAYYQYPWHLPEDHSKYSVFIDQEEVRNMKVNMVERLMKVSEKEKENMRRYIVYELLPGLVYGDLDSKLEKFQDAFSITINNLLERVNRLI, from the coding sequence ATGGCAATTCCCATGTCAAAAAGGAGATCTAAATTTCccagaaaagaagaaacaaaacaatgttgtttcTGTTATTCCTTTTTGTGTAGGATTCTTTATCGAGTCCCTCTTGTAATTTTCCTTTTGATCCTTGTCTTCCTTTGGTCATCCTCTGCTACTATCATCTCAGGCCATGTTGTTCGTGTTTGTGTCTCCTCCCGTAAGCTTAACAATCTTTATTGCCTATCTGCCGGTACTGAAGGAAATATCGAAATCCCGGTTCCAAGAAATGTTTTTACCAACGCAAGTAACAATTCCAATGTCAAAGATTTTGTCGCCGTGTTTGATGATCAGACTGGTCCGGTTGTTAGAGCCCACTTTGACAATCGTGGAAAGGGAGGGGCTGAAAGAGATAAGAAGGATACTTCCAACAACGATTCCAGCGTCAAAGATAGTGTCAATGTATTTGAAGCCAATAAAGATCCAGTTTTCAGAACCAACGTTGgcaatgatgaagaagaagaggctGAAAAGGCTAAGAAGGATAATTCCAGGATTGATTCCAATGCCAAAGGTATTGTCAATGTGGTTCGAGCCAATAAAGATCCAGATATCAGAACCAATTTTTACGATGATGCAGAGAATGAGGTTAAACTAGCTAAGAAGGTTGTTGAAGATCTTTTACATGAGCAACGATCCTGGAGGGCGGAAGAGAAGGCTGCAACTTGTGAAAGGAGGGGAATTTTTGTGTATGATTTGCCTACTAAATTCAACAAGGATTTAGTAGGTCAATGTGATGACATGATGCCGTGGTCAAACATTTGCAAGTTTTTCAATAATGATGCTTTCGGTGAAGCCATCCCAGAGCTTGGTCAGGGATGGTTCAACACTCATCAGTATGCTTTAGAgctaatttttcataaaaaattattgaagcaTCCCTGCAGGGTTTATGATGAGAGGGAAGCCAAACTTTTTTATGTGCCATATTATGGTGGCTTAGATATATTGAGATGGCATTTCAGAAATGTCTCTCATGATGTTAAGGATTCTCTATCACTAGAGCTGGTGAAATGGCTTGAGTCCAAAGATTCTTGGACTCAACATTCTGGTAAGGATCATGTATTTGTCTTGGGAAAAATATCGTGGGATTTCAGGAGATGTGATGGTTCATGGGGAACAAGGTTCTTGGAGCTTGATCAAATGCAAAATCCCATAAAGCTCTTGATTGAAAGGCAGCCATGGCATGTGAATGACATCGGAATCCCTCATCCTACATACTTCCACCCTCATTCAGATGAAGATATTATCAACTGGCAACTCAAGGTCATCCGGTCACAACGCAAGAGCCTAGTCAGTTTTGCTGGGGGAGCAAGGCCTGGTCAAACAGAGAATATAAGATCGATATTGATCGATCAGTGCACATCTTCACATATGGAGACTTGCAAGTTCTTAAATTGTAGTTCAGGTGCATGTGTTAAACCCAAACCAGTTATAGATCTGTTCATGGAATCCGAATTCTGCCTACAGCCTCCCGGGGATAGTCCAACAAGAAAATCAGTCTTTGATTCACTTATTTCAGGTTGCATTCCTGTACTATTTGACCCTTTTACTGCATATTATCAATATCCATGGCATTTACCGGAGGATCATAGTAAATATTCAGTGTTTATAGACCAAGAGGAGGTGAGGAATATGAAGGTGAATATGGTAGAGAGGCTGATGAAGGTttcagaaaaggaaaaagagaacaTGAGAAGGTATATAGTATATGAATTGTTACCAGGGTTGGTATATGGAGATTTAGATTCTAAGCTTGAGAAGTTTCAGGATGCATTCTCAATTACCATAAACAATCTGCTTGAAAGGGTGAACAGATTGATTTAG
- the LOC123210605 gene encoding probable phospholipid hydroperoxide glutathione peroxidase yields MASQANNASFYDLTVKDAKGNDVDLSIYKGKVLLIVNVASQCGLTNSNYTELNQLYEKYKDQGLEILAFPCNQFGAQEPGNNEEILEFACTRYKAEFPIFDKIEVNGENASPVYKFLKAGRWMIFTDDIQWNFAKFLVDKNGKVADRYYPTTSPLTIEGNIKKLLGIS; encoded by the exons ATGGCTAGCCAGGCGAATAATGCATCTTTCTATGATTTGACTGTGAAG GATGCTAAGGGAAATGATGTTGACCTCAGCATTTACAAGGGAAAGGTTCTTCTGATTGTTAATGTTGCATCTCAATG TGGCTTGACTAATTCAAACTACACAGAGCTGAATCAGTTATACGAGAAATATAAAGATCAAG GTTTGGAGATTTTGGCCTTTCCCTGCAATCAGTTTGGAGCTCAGGAGCCAGGGAATAATGAAGAGATCTTAGAGTTTGCTTGCACTCGCTATAAGGCCGAGTTTCCGATTTTTGATAAG ATTGAGGTAAATGGTGAGAACGCTTCTCCAGTGTATAAGTTCTTAAAGGCAGGCAGATGGATGATTTTTACAGATGACATTCAATGGAATTTTGCCAAGTTCCTGGTTGATAAGAATGGAAAAGTTGCTGACCGTTATTACCCCACAACTTCCCCTCTCACCATTGAG GGTAACATCAAGAAGCTGCTGGGGATTTCTTGA
- the LOC123211147 gene encoding probable phospholipid hydroperoxide glutathione peroxidase — MNALKSSLFCSSSTRLLVKRNLNIPTISASLLLAKHLTSVSEKTLLISPPNKPLSFVFPANQSAVFKSVSFSLRSDHTMASQSKTSVHDFTVKDAKGNDMDLSIYKGKVLVIVNVASQCGLTNSNYTELSQLYQKYKDQGFEILAFPCNQFGAQEPGSNEQIVEFACTRFKAEYPIFDKVDVNGDKAAPIYKFLKSSKGGLFGDSIKWNFSKFLVDKEGKVVERYAPTTSPLSIEKDIKKLLEVA, encoded by the exons ATGAACGCTTTAAAATCCTCATTGTTTTGTTCTTCTTCAACTCGTCTCCTCGTCAAACGAAATCTCAACATCCCAACGATATCTGCTTCTCTTCTGTTAGCAAAACATTTAACTTCAGTTTCTGAGAAAACCCTTTTGATTTCTCCTCCAAATAAGCCACTCTCTTTCGTTTTTCCAGCAAACCAATCAGCGGTTTTTAAGTCCGTGTCGTTCAGTTTGAGATCGGATCATACGATGGCAAGCCAATCCAAAACATCAGTTCATGACTTCACCGTCAAG GATGCTAAGGGAAATGATATGGATCTTAGCATTTACAAGGGAAAAGTTCTCGTGATTGTCAATGTTGCATCACAATG TGGTTTGACCAATTCCAACTACACAGAGCTGAGCCAGTTGTATCAGAAGTACAAAGATCAAG GCTTCGAGATTCTTGCATTTCCCTGTAATCAGTTTGGAGCTCAGGAGCCAGGGAGCAATGAACAGATTGTAGAATTTGCTTGCACGCGCTTTAAGGCTGAGTATCCCATATTTGATAAG GTTGATGTGAATGGTGACAAAGCTGCTCCTATATACAAGTTCCTGAAATCAAGCAAAGGTGGACTTTTTGGAGACAGCATTAAGTGGAACTTCTCCAAGTTCTTGGTCGATAAAGAAGGGAAAGTTGTTGAACGTTATGCCCCTACTACTTCCCCTCTTAGCATTGAG AAGGATATAAAGAAGCTGTTGGAAGTTGCATAA
- the LOC123211151 gene encoding probable phospholipid hydroperoxide glutathione peroxidase — MAGESKTVHDFTVTDARGNVVDLSIYKGKVLLIVNVASQCGLTNSNYTELSQLYQKYKDQGLEILAFPCNQFGGQEPGSNEEIAEFVCTRFKAEYPIFDKVDVNGESAAPIYKFLKSSKGGDDIKWNFSKFLVDKDGNVVNHYEPTTTPFSFEDDIKKLLGVA, encoded by the exons ATGGCCGGCGAATCTAAGACAGTTCATGACTTCACTGTCACG GATGCCAGAGGAAATGTTGTTGATCTTAGCATTTATAAAGGAAAGGTTCTCTTGATTGTTAATGTTGCATCACAATG TGGCTTGACCAACTCCAACTACACAGAGTTGAGTCAGTTGTACCAAAAATACAAAGATCAAG GCCTGGAAATTCTAGCATTTCCATGTAACCAGTTTGGAGGTCAGGAACCTGGAAGCAATGAAGAGATTGCAGAATTTGTTTGCACTCGCTTTAAGGCTGAGTATCCCATATTTGACAAG GTCGATGTGAATGGTGAGAGTGCTGCTCCTATATACAAGTTCCTGAAGTCAAGCAAAGGTGGAGACGATATCAAGTGGAATTTTTCCAAGTTCCTGGTTGACAAAGATGGGAATGTTGTCAATCATTATGAGCCAACTACTACTCCTTTCAGCTTTGAG GATGATATAAAGAAACTCCTGGGAGTTGCATAG
- the LOC123211150 gene encoding probable glutathione peroxidase 8 isoform X2, which produces MANQSVKNPESIYDFTVKDASGHDVDLSTYKGKVLLILNVASKCGMTNSNYTELNQLYEKYQDQGLEILAFPCNQFGEEEPGSNDQIMEFVCTRFKSEFTIFDKIDVNGEYASPLYTFLKKGKWGIFGDDIQWNFAKFLVDKNGQVVDRYYPTTSPLSLEHDIKKLLGIP; this is translated from the exons ATGGCAAACCAATCTGTGAAGAACCCAGAATCTATTTATGACTTCACTGTCAAG GATGCCAGTGGCCATGATGTAGATCTTAGCACATACAAAGGAAAAGTCCTACTCATACTCAATGTTGCTTCAAAATG TGGAATGACCAACTCCAATTACACAGAACTGAATCAATTATATGAGAAGTACCAAGATCAAG GCCTTGAGATTCTGGCATTTCCATGCAATCAATTTGGTGAGGAGGAACCAGGCAGTAATGATCAGATAATGGAGTTTGTCTGCACTCGCTTTAAATCAGAATTTACTATCTTTGATAAG ATAGATGTAAATGGTGAGTATGCTTCTCCACTGTACACATTCTTAAAGAAAGGTAAATGGGGCATTTTTGGGGATGATATTCAGTGGAACTTTGCCAAGTTCCTGGTGGATAAAAATGGGCAAGTTGTTGATCGTTACTACCCCACAACTTCTCCCCTAAGTCTTGAG CATGACATTAAGAAGCTGTTGGGCATTCCATGA
- the LOC123211150 gene encoding probable glutathione peroxidase 8 isoform X1: MVAISADYSMANQSVKNPESIYDFTVKDASGHDVDLSTYKGKVLLILNVASKCGMTNSNYTELNQLYEKYQDQGLEILAFPCNQFGEEEPGSNDQIMEFVCTRFKSEFTIFDKIDVNGEYASPLYTFLKKGKWGIFGDDIQWNFAKFLVDKNGQVVDRYYPTTSPLSLEHDIKKLLGIP, from the exons ATGGTAGCAATCAG TGCAGATTATTCGATGGCAAACCAATCTGTGAAGAACCCAGAATCTATTTATGACTTCACTGTCAAG GATGCCAGTGGCCATGATGTAGATCTTAGCACATACAAAGGAAAAGTCCTACTCATACTCAATGTTGCTTCAAAATG TGGAATGACCAACTCCAATTACACAGAACTGAATCAATTATATGAGAAGTACCAAGATCAAG GCCTTGAGATTCTGGCATTTCCATGCAATCAATTTGGTGAGGAGGAACCAGGCAGTAATGATCAGATAATGGAGTTTGTCTGCACTCGCTTTAAATCAGAATTTACTATCTTTGATAAG ATAGATGTAAATGGTGAGTATGCTTCTCCACTGTACACATTCTTAAAGAAAGGTAAATGGGGCATTTTTGGGGATGATATTCAGTGGAACTTTGCCAAGTTCCTGGTGGATAAAAATGGGCAAGTTGTTGATCGTTACTACCCCACAACTTCTCCCCTAAGTCTTGAG CATGACATTAAGAAGCTGTTGGGCATTCCATGA